Proteins from one Motilibacter rhizosphaerae genomic window:
- the folP gene encoding dihydropteroate synthase: protein MGVLNVTPDSFSDGGRWLDPRAAVEHGLALVAEGADLVDVGGESTRPGAGRVEPDEEARRVLPVVRELAAAGVVVSIDTMRASTAQAALEAGAVLVNDVSGGLADPDLPRVARDAGAAYVAMHWRGHSAGMQARAVYADVVADVRAELAERVADLLALGLAAEQLVVDPGLGFAKTAAHNWALLARLQEIASLGLPVLVGASRKRFLGLVGRPEGSVPLPVEEREAATVAVSALAAAAGAWAVRVHEARANRAAVDVVAAAGAAR from the coding sequence ATGGGCGTCCTCAACGTCACGCCCGACTCGTTCAGCGACGGCGGCCGGTGGCTCGACCCGCGCGCGGCGGTCGAGCACGGCCTCGCGCTGGTGGCCGAGGGGGCCGACCTCGTCGACGTCGGCGGGGAGTCGACCCGCCCCGGCGCGGGGCGCGTGGAGCCCGACGAGGAGGCCCGCCGGGTGCTGCCGGTCGTCCGGGAGCTCGCCGCGGCGGGCGTCGTCGTCAGCATCGACACCATGCGGGCGAGCACCGCGCAGGCTGCGCTCGAGGCCGGGGCGGTCCTCGTCAACGACGTCTCCGGCGGGCTCGCCGACCCCGACCTCCCGCGGGTCGCGCGGGACGCGGGAGCGGCGTACGTCGCCATGCACTGGCGCGGGCACAGCGCCGGCATGCAGGCGCGCGCGGTCTACGCGGACGTCGTCGCCGACGTGCGCGCCGAGCTCGCCGAGCGCGTCGCCGACCTGCTGGCCCTCGGCCTCGCGGCCGAGCAGCTCGTCGTCGACCCGGGGCTCGGCTTCGCCAAGACCGCCGCGCACAACTGGGCGCTGCTCGCCCGTCTGCAGGAGATCGCCTCGCTCGGCCTGCCCGTGCTCGTCGGCGCCTCCCGCAAGCGGTTCCTCGGCCTCGTCGGCCGGCCCGAGGGCTCCGTGCCCCTGCCCGTGGAGGAGCGCGAGGCGGCCACCGTCGCCGTGAGCGCCCTCGCGGCCGCGGCCGGCGCGTGGGCCGTCCGCGTGCACGAGGCCCGGGCCAACCGCGCCGCTGTCGACGTGGTCGCGGCGGCCGGAGCGGCGCGATGA
- a CDS encoding ABC transporter permease, which produces MASSAPNPWFDWGYVRDNRQDILSALEHHVTLTVETVVIATLVALPLAVLARRRRWLRGPLLGVAGVLYTIPSLAFFAVLAPWSGIGARTVLIGLVVYALLILIRNTLVGLDGVPDDVREAARGLGYGPVRMLLQVELPVALPAVLTGIRLATVSTVALVTVGVVVGYGGLGQLILRGFNNNFYRAEIFTNSLLCVLLALVLDLLLLGASRLLTPWARGRA; this is translated from the coding sequence ATGGCCTCCTCAGCCCCGAACCCGTGGTTCGACTGGGGCTACGTGCGTGACAACCGTCAGGACATCCTGTCTGCTCTCGAGCACCACGTCACCCTGACGGTCGAGACCGTGGTCATCGCCACGCTCGTCGCCCTGCCGCTGGCCGTGCTCGCCCGCCGCCGCAGGTGGCTGCGCGGGCCGCTGCTCGGCGTCGCGGGTGTGCTCTACACCATCCCCTCGCTGGCGTTCTTCGCCGTCCTCGCGCCCTGGAGCGGCATCGGGGCGCGCACCGTGCTCATCGGCCTCGTGGTCTACGCGCTGCTCATCCTCATCCGCAACACGCTGGTCGGCCTCGACGGCGTCCCGGACGACGTGCGGGAGGCCGCCCGCGGGCTCGGGTACGGGCCGGTGCGCATGCTGCTCCAGGTGGAGCTGCCCGTCGCCCTGCCCGCGGTGCTCACGGGCATCCGGCTCGCGACCGTCTCCACGGTCGCGCTCGTGACGGTGGGCGTCGTGGTCGGCTACGGCGGGCTGGGCCAGCTGATCCTGCGCGGCTTCAACAACAACTTCTACCGCGCGGAGATCTTCACGAACTCCCTGCTCTGCGTGCTGCTGGCGCTCGTGCTGGACCTGCTGCTGCTGGGAGCGTCACGGCTGCTCACGCCGTGGGCGAGGGGGCGGGCATGA
- a CDS encoding ABC transporter permease, with protein sequence MSYLHDAYVWVNDPDNWRGDHGVPSLLLEHLRITAVSVVAAGVVALPIGVLLGHVRRGGPATVALTNLTRAVPVLAVLTILATTPVGFGDRASEFALALFAAPLLLANAYVGMRGVDPELVEASRGMGMSEGQLLLRVELPIALPLLAAGIRTAVVQVIATATIAALVGGGGLGVLINEGLSTQRYGETVAGGFLVALLAVVAELALAGVQRWVTPKGLAGAR encoded by the coding sequence ATGAGCTACCTGCACGACGCGTACGTCTGGGTGAACGACCCCGACAACTGGCGCGGGGACCACGGCGTCCCGTCGCTGCTGCTCGAGCACCTGCGGATCACCGCCGTCTCGGTCGTGGCGGCCGGCGTGGTCGCGCTGCCGATCGGCGTGCTCCTCGGGCACGTGCGCCGCGGCGGCCCGGCGACCGTGGCGCTCACCAACCTCACCCGCGCGGTGCCGGTGCTCGCGGTGCTGACGATCCTCGCGACCACGCCCGTGGGGTTCGGCGACCGGGCGAGCGAGTTCGCGCTCGCGCTGTTCGCGGCGCCGCTGCTGCTCGCCAACGCGTACGTCGGGATGCGGGGCGTCGACCCCGAGCTCGTCGAGGCGTCGCGGGGCATGGGCATGTCGGAGGGCCAGCTGCTGCTGCGGGTCGAGCTGCCGATCGCGCTGCCGCTGCTCGCCGCCGGGATCCGCACCGCGGTCGTGCAGGTCATCGCGACCGCGACGATCGCCGCGCTGGTCGGCGGGGGAGGGCTCGGCGTGCTCATCAACGAGGGGCTGAGCACGCAGCGCTACGGCGAGACCGTCGCGGGCGGCTTCCTCGTGGCGCTGCTCGCCGTCGTCGCCGAGCTCGCGCTCGCCGGGGTGCAGCGCTGGGTGACGCCCAAGGGGCTCGCCGGCGCCCGCTGA
- the ftsH gene encoding ATP-dependent zinc metalloprotease FtsH: protein MDLKRFFRGPVFWVLLAVLAAVLVMTTIRSSGGYKTVDTQSALDAINRDQVQSAKLVDRDQRLELTLKKGQEVDGADKVRASYVDMQQVSIVQQLQTHQPSEGWDVEVPRQSWFVSLLLTVLPILLIFVVFLFVMNSMQGGGSRVMNFGKSKAKVVSKDTPKTTFADVAGADEAVEELQEIKEFLENPAKFQAIGAKIPKGVLLYGPPGTGKTLLARAVAGEAGVPFYSISGSDFVEMFVGVGASRVRDLFEQAKTNAPAIVFIDEIDAVGRHRGAGLGGGHDEREQTLNQLLVEMDGFDVKGGVILIAATNRPDILDPALLRPGRFDRQIAVESPDLNGRHKILQVHARGKPIDPSVDLMAVARRTPGFTGADLANVLNEAALLTARSDQKLIGPYAMDEAIDRVVAGPQKKTRLMSDKEKKLTAYHEGGHALVAAALPNTDPVHKVTILPRGRALGYTMVLPDDDKYSTTRNEMLDQLAYMLGGRAAEELVFADPTTGAANDIEKATGVARAMVTQYGMTQRIGAIKLGQTNGEPFLGRDMGHQRDYSEEVASVVDSEVRGLIEAAHEEAWQILSDNRDILDRLVLELMEKETLNKEQIAEVFSDVRRRAPRPAWTGSPKFRPGDGPVLTRKERELVANGHAPNGRLEKSMGTGAPTDVPGGPLPTEG, encoded by the coding sequence ATGGACCTCAAGCGCTTCTTCCGCGGACCCGTGTTCTGGGTCCTCCTCGCCGTGCTCGCGGCCGTGCTCGTCATGACGACGATCCGGTCGTCGGGCGGCTACAAGACCGTCGACACCCAGAGCGCGCTCGACGCGATCAACAGGGACCAGGTCCAGTCGGCGAAGCTCGTCGACCGCGACCAGCGGCTCGAGCTGACCCTGAAGAAGGGCCAGGAGGTCGACGGGGCCGACAAGGTCCGCGCGTCCTACGTCGACATGCAGCAGGTCTCGATCGTGCAGCAGCTGCAGACGCACCAGCCGTCCGAGGGCTGGGACGTCGAGGTGCCCCGGCAGAGCTGGTTCGTCAGCCTGCTGCTCACGGTCCTGCCGATCCTGCTCATCTTCGTCGTCTTCCTGTTCGTCATGAACTCGATGCAGGGCGGCGGCTCGCGGGTCATGAACTTCGGCAAGTCCAAGGCCAAGGTCGTGTCGAAGGACACCCCCAAGACGACGTTCGCCGACGTCGCCGGCGCGGACGAGGCCGTCGAGGAGCTCCAGGAGATCAAGGAGTTCCTGGAGAACCCCGCGAAGTTCCAGGCCATCGGCGCCAAGATCCCGAAGGGCGTCCTGCTCTACGGCCCTCCCGGCACCGGCAAGACGCTGCTCGCCCGTGCCGTCGCCGGCGAGGCGGGCGTGCCGTTCTACTCGATCTCCGGCTCGGACTTCGTCGAGATGTTCGTCGGCGTCGGCGCCAGCCGCGTCCGCGACCTGTTCGAGCAGGCCAAGACCAACGCTCCGGCCATCGTGTTCATCGACGAGATCGACGCCGTGGGCCGGCACCGCGGCGCGGGCCTCGGCGGCGGCCACGACGAGCGCGAGCAGACCCTCAACCAGCTGCTCGTCGAGATGGACGGCTTCGACGTCAAGGGCGGCGTGATCCTCATCGCCGCGACCAACCGGCCCGACATCCTCGACCCGGCGCTGTTGCGCCCGGGCCGCTTCGACCGGCAGATCGCGGTCGAGAGCCCCGACCTCAACGGCCGGCACAAGATCCTCCAGGTGCACGCCCGCGGCAAGCCGATCGACCCCTCGGTCGACCTCATGGCAGTCGCGCGCCGCACGCCCGGCTTCACCGGTGCCGACCTCGCCAACGTGCTCAACGAGGCCGCCCTGCTCACCGCGCGCAGCGACCAGAAGCTCATCGGCCCGTACGCCATGGACGAGGCGATCGACCGCGTCGTGGCCGGCCCGCAGAAGAAGACGCGCCTGATGAGCGACAAGGAGAAGAAGCTCACGGCGTACCACGAGGGCGGTCACGCCCTGGTCGCCGCAGCGCTGCCGAACACCGACCCGGTGCACAAGGTGACGATCCTGCCGCGCGGGCGCGCCCTCGGCTACACGATGGTGCTGCCCGACGACGACAAGTACTCGACGACGCGCAACGAGATGCTCGACCAGCTGGCCTACATGCTGGGCGGGCGCGCGGCCGAGGAGCTCGTCTTCGCCGACCCCACGACCGGTGCCGCCAACGACATCGAGAAGGCCACCGGCGTCGCGCGCGCCATGGTCACGCAGTACGGCATGACCCAGCGCATCGGGGCGATCAAGCTCGGCCAGACCAACGGCGAGCCCTTCCTCGGGCGCGACATGGGCCACCAGCGCGACTACTCCGAGGAGGTCGCCTCGGTCGTCGACAGCGAGGTGCGCGGCCTCATCGAGGCGGCGCACGAGGAGGCGTGGCAGATCCTCTCGGACAACCGCGACATCCTCGACCGGCTCGTGCTCGAGCTCATGGAGAAGGAGACGCTCAACAAGGAGCAGATCGCCGAGGTCTTCTCCGACGTGCGTCGCCGCGCTCCCCGTCCGGCGTGGACGGGCTCGCCGAAGTTCCGCCCCGGCGACGGCCCGGTGCTGACCCGCAAGGAGCGCGAGCTCGTCGCCAACGGCCACGCGCCCAACGGCCGCCTGGAGAAGTCCATGGGGACCGGCGCGCCGACCGACGTCCCGGGCGGTCCGCTGCCCACCGAGGGCTGA
- the hpt gene encoding hypoxanthine phosphoribosyltransferase: MQQADVAGDLEKVLVTEEQIAGRLAELAEQIAADYEGRDLLLVGVLKGAVMVMADLSRALRIHVDMDWMAVSSYGSGTKSSGVVRILKDLDRDISGRHVLVVEDIIDSGLTLSWLLANLRSRQPASLEVAALLRKPEAAKVDVDVRYVGFDIPEEFVVGYGLDYAEKYRNLPFVGTLAPHVYR, translated from the coding sequence GTGCAGCAGGCGGACGTCGCAGGCGACCTCGAGAAGGTCCTCGTGACCGAGGAGCAGATCGCCGGGCGCCTGGCGGAGCTGGCCGAGCAGATCGCCGCCGACTACGAGGGGCGCGACCTGCTCCTCGTCGGGGTGCTCAAGGGCGCGGTCATGGTGATGGCGGACCTCTCCCGCGCGCTGCGGATCCACGTCGACATGGACTGGATGGCCGTCTCGTCGTACGGCTCGGGGACCAAGAGCTCGGGAGTCGTGCGCATCCTCAAGGACCTCGACCGCGACATCTCCGGCCGCCACGTGCTGGTCGTCGAGGACATCATCGACTCGGGCCTCACGCTGTCGTGGCTGCTCGCCAACCTGCGCTCGCGCCAGCCGGCTTCCCTCGAGGTCGCCGCGCTGCTCCGCAAGCCCGAGGCGGCGAAGGTCGACGTCGACGTGCGCTACGTCGGCTTCGACATCCCCGAGGAGTTCGTCGTCGGCTACGGCCTCGACTACGCCGAGAAGTACCGCAACCTCCCCTTCGTCGGGACGCTCGCGCCGCACGTCTACCGCTGA
- a CDS encoding ABC transporter ATP-binding protein gives MDATANGTARPDAIRLEAVAKQYPDGTTAVRALDLAVTAGEMVALVGPSGCGKTTTLKMINRLIEPSSGRILLDGEDVTRADATQLRRRIGYVIQSGGLFPHRTVLDNVGTVPSLLGWDKRRTRARATELLELVGLDPAVHGPRYPHQLSGGQRQRVGVARALAADPPVLLMDEPFGAVDPVVRDRLQVEFLRLQEQVGKTVVLVTHDIDEAVRLGDRIAVLSEGGVLEQYDTPAAVLGSPATDFVAGFVGADRGLKRLSVTEIAEQDLDHPPVVRVEQSLAEAAEVLRREGASWAVCVDEGGALRGWVGIPDTVRGSGTVGEACHRMEAWVPARSTLKHALQEMLQHDAGWVAVLDGARYLGVLTPKTLHEALRRSVDSDALGVDLSQAEVDSIPG, from the coding sequence ATGGACGCTACCGCCAACGGCACCGCCCGGCCCGACGCCATCCGCCTCGAGGCGGTCGCGAAGCAGTACCCGGACGGGACGACCGCGGTCCGCGCCCTCGACCTCGCCGTCACCGCGGGCGAGATGGTCGCGCTGGTCGGCCCGAGCGGCTGCGGCAAGACGACGACCTTGAAGATGATCAACCGGCTCATCGAGCCCTCGAGCGGGCGCATCCTGCTCGACGGCGAGGACGTCACGCGCGCCGACGCCACGCAGCTGCGCCGGCGCATCGGCTACGTCATCCAGTCCGGCGGGTTGTTCCCCCACCGCACCGTGCTCGACAACGTCGGCACCGTCCCCTCGCTGCTCGGCTGGGACAAGAGGCGCACCCGCGCCCGCGCGACCGAGCTGCTCGAGCTCGTCGGGCTCGACCCGGCCGTGCACGGTCCGCGCTACCCCCACCAGCTCTCCGGCGGGCAGCGCCAGCGCGTCGGCGTCGCCCGCGCGCTCGCCGCGGACCCGCCCGTCCTGCTGATGGACGAGCCGTTCGGCGCCGTCGACCCCGTCGTCCGCGACCGGCTGCAGGTCGAGTTCCTCCGCCTGCAGGAGCAGGTGGGCAAGACGGTCGTGCTCGTGACGCACGACATCGACGAGGCCGTCCGGCTGGGCGACCGCATCGCCGTGCTGTCCGAGGGTGGCGTGCTGGAGCAGTACGACACGCCCGCCGCCGTCCTCGGCAGCCCCGCCACCGACTTCGTCGCCGGCTTCGTCGGCGCCGACCGCGGGCTCAAGCGGCTCTCGGTGACGGAGATCGCCGAGCAGGACCTCGACCACCCTCCGGTGGTGCGCGTGGAGCAGTCGCTCGCGGAGGCGGCCGAGGTGCTGCGCCGCGAGGGCGCCTCGTGGGCGGTCTGCGTCGACGAGGGCGGCGCCCTGCGCGGGTGGGTCGGCATCCCCGACACCGTGCGCGGGTCGGGCACGGTCGGCGAGGCCTGCCACCGCATGGAGGCGTGGGTGCCGGCGCGCAGCACGCTCAAGCACGCCCTGCAGGAGATGCTCCAGCACGACGCCGGCTGGGTGGCGGTCCTCGACGGCGCGCGCTACCTCGGCGTGCTCACGCCCAAGACGCTGCACGAGGCGCTGCGGCGCAGCGTGGACTCCGACGCGCTCGGGGTGGACCTCAGCCAGGCGGAGGTCGACAGCATCCCCGGCTGA
- the folE gene encoding GTP cyclohydrolase I FolE: MAEQAGAVVDEDGPLEQSDVTRSERAGRPAYDEERARAAVRELLLALGEDPDRDGIRDTPARVARAYRELFAGLWMEPEDVLTTTFDLGHDEMVLVKDIPMVSACEHHMLPFYGVAHVGYIPGPEGRITGLSKLARLVEVYARRLQVQERLTTQVADSLERILGPRGVIVVVEAEHTCMSTRGIRKPGAKTVTSAVRGQLRDPATRAEAMSLILGR; the protein is encoded by the coding sequence ATGGCCGAGCAGGCGGGCGCGGTCGTCGACGAGGACGGCCCGCTCGAGCAGAGCGACGTCACCCGCAGCGAGCGGGCGGGGCGCCCGGCGTACGACGAGGAGCGGGCTCGCGCCGCGGTGCGCGAGCTGCTCCTCGCGCTCGGGGAGGACCCCGACCGCGACGGCATCCGGGACACCCCCGCCCGCGTCGCCCGCGCCTACCGCGAGCTGTTCGCCGGGCTGTGGATGGAGCCGGAGGACGTGCTCACCACGACCTTCGACCTCGGCCACGACGAGATGGTCCTCGTCAAGGACATCCCGATGGTGAGCGCCTGCGAGCACCACATGCTGCCGTTCTACGGCGTGGCGCACGTCGGCTACATCCCCGGCCCCGAGGGGCGGATCACCGGCCTGTCCAAGCTGGCGCGCCTCGTCGAGGTCTACGCCCGCCGCCTCCAGGTGCAGGAGCGGCTGACCACCCAGGTGGCCGACTCCCTCGAGCGGATCCTCGGCCCGCGCGGCGTGATCGTCGTCGTCGAGGCCGAGCACACCTGCATGTCCACGCGCGGCATCCGCAAGCCCGGCGCGAAGACCGTGACCAGCGCCGTGCGCGGCCAGCTGCGCGACCCCGCGACCCGGGCCGAGGCCATGAGCCTGATCCTCGGCCGGTGA
- the folK gene encoding 2-amino-4-hydroxy-6-hydroxymethyldihydropteridine diphosphokinase, which translates to MVRVAEAPRDRIELRGVRATGYHGVFEFERRDGQEFVVDVVLGLDLAPAAATDALDRTVDYGGLALQVLARIEGEPSDLIETLAGRIADDVLASAPIVADVEVVVHKPTAPIPTPFGDVAVVVRRSRTRVARVALGANLGDRRSALQGALLGLAGLPGTRVTGVAPLVETAAVTLPGSGPQPDYLNTVVRLETALPPADLLAAAHRIEAAYARVRTERWGARTLDVDLLSYDGVESAAPELLLPHPRAHERAFVLVPWAALEPGALLLGRRVDELLAGLPEEERASVRPAEGELPLELV; encoded by the coding sequence ATGGTCCGCGTGGCTGAGGCTCCGCGCGACCGCATCGAGCTGCGGGGCGTGCGCGCGACGGGCTACCACGGGGTGTTCGAGTTCGAGCGGCGCGACGGCCAGGAGTTCGTCGTCGACGTCGTGCTCGGGCTCGACCTCGCCCCTGCCGCCGCCACCGACGCGCTCGACCGCACCGTCGACTACGGCGGCCTCGCGCTGCAGGTGCTGGCGCGGATCGAGGGCGAGCCCTCCGACCTCATCGAGACCCTCGCCGGGCGCATCGCCGACGACGTGCTGGCGAGCGCGCCGATCGTCGCCGACGTCGAGGTCGTCGTGCACAAGCCGACCGCGCCGATCCCCACGCCGTTCGGGGACGTCGCCGTCGTCGTGCGCCGCTCCCGCACCCGGGTCGCGCGGGTCGCGCTCGGGGCCAACCTCGGCGACCGCCGTAGCGCGCTCCAGGGCGCTCTGCTCGGGCTCGCCGGCCTGCCCGGCACGCGGGTCACGGGCGTCGCCCCGCTCGTCGAGACCGCAGCGGTCACCCTGCCCGGCAGCGGCCCGCAGCCCGACTACCTCAACACCGTCGTCCGCCTCGAGACCGCGCTGCCGCCCGCCGACCTGCTGGCCGCGGCCCACCGCATCGAGGCGGCGTACGCCCGGGTGCGGACCGAGCGCTGGGGCGCGCGCACGCTCGACGTCGACCTGCTGTCCTACGACGGGGTGGAGAGCGCGGCCCCCGAGCTGCTGCTGCCCCACCCGCGCGCGCACGAGCGCGCCTTCGTGCTGGTGCCGTGGGCGGCGCTCGAGCCGGGCGCGCTGCTGCTGGGCCGCCGCGTCGACGAGCTGCTCGCGGGGCTGCCCGAGGAGGAGCGCGCCTCCGTGCGCCCGGCCGAGGGCGAGCTGCCGCTGGAGCTGGTGTGA
- a CDS encoding nuclear transport factor 2 family protein, which translates to MSPVGAEDRRAVERVTRSLYTAIETADLDLMQAVWLDSDDIVCVHPGWPALRGRGQVMRSWAVVMGGAPYVQFFLTDLETRIEGDTAVVTCGESMLTGAEGSEDGFVGARAVSTKVLTRTPGGWRVVVHHSSPVLGTSEDDDDDHMDDDDADDGTGTGPQGTSEGDGPRG; encoded by the coding sequence ATGAGCCCGGTCGGCGCCGAGGACCGCCGCGCGGTGGAGCGCGTCACGCGCTCGCTGTACACCGCCATCGAGACCGCCGACCTCGACCTCATGCAGGCCGTGTGGCTCGACAGCGACGACATCGTCTGCGTGCACCCCGGGTGGCCCGCCCTGCGCGGGCGCGGCCAGGTCATGCGCTCCTGGGCCGTCGTCATGGGCGGCGCGCCCTACGTCCAGTTCTTCCTCACCGACCTCGAGACCCGCATCGAGGGCGACACCGCCGTCGTGACCTGCGGCGAGTCGATGCTCACCGGCGCGGAGGGCAGCGAGGACGGCTTCGTCGGGGCGCGGGCCGTCTCCACCAAGGTGCTGACCCGCACCCCCGGCGGGTGGCGCGTCGTCGTCCACCACTCCTCCCCGGTGCTCGGCACCAGCGAGGACGACGACGACGACCACATGGACGACGACGACGCGGACGACGGGACGGGAACCGGTCCGCAGGGCACGAGCGAGGGGGATGGTCCGCGTGGCTGA
- a CDS encoding glycine betaine ABC transporter substrate-binding protein: protein MSVRRTTTAGAVLAAALVLAGCGASGSSSGTSAGAAPAGSGGASSAPLASGAASGAAGDASAGTGGAACAPVADSQLVVLTDDKKLQTVDNVVPAINAKAATPALTAALDKVSSTLTTSDLVDLNRQVSAERKTSPNVAKAYVAAKGLASGLSGGKGSITVGAANFAENQTVASIYADVLDAAGFSAKVQTVGNREVYLPALEKGQLQVVPEYLGTLTEFLNKGQNGANAKALATSDTDATLAAVQPLAKKAGLALGKPAEAADQNAFAVTKKFADEHKVKTLSDLTTACGSGLVLGGPAECPTRPFCQPGLESTYGLKFDKFQALDAGGPLTQTALKTGKISIGLVFSSDGGLTPAS, encoded by the coding sequence ATGTCCGTACGGCGTACGACCACGGCGGGAGCGGTGCTGGCCGCCGCCCTCGTGCTGGCGGGCTGCGGGGCCTCCGGCTCCTCGAGCGGCACGAGCGCGGGAGCGGCACCCGCGGGCAGCGGGGGCGCCAGCAGCGCGCCACTCGCATCCGGGGCCGCGTCCGGCGCGGCCGGTGACGCCTCGGCCGGGACCGGCGGCGCGGCCTGCGCACCGGTCGCCGACAGCCAGCTCGTCGTGCTCACCGACGACAAGAAGCTGCAGACGGTCGACAACGTCGTGCCCGCGATCAACGCGAAGGCCGCGACGCCGGCGCTGACCGCAGCGCTGGACAAGGTCTCGTCCACGCTGACGACCAGCGACCTGGTCGACCTCAACCGCCAGGTCAGCGCCGAGCGCAAGACCTCGCCGAACGTCGCGAAGGCCTACGTCGCGGCGAAGGGCCTCGCGAGCGGCCTGTCCGGCGGCAAGGGCTCGATCACGGTCGGCGCGGCGAACTTCGCCGAGAACCAGACCGTCGCCTCGATCTACGCCGACGTCCTCGACGCGGCCGGCTTCTCGGCCAAGGTGCAGACGGTCGGCAACCGCGAGGTCTACCTCCCGGCGCTCGAGAAGGGCCAGCTCCAGGTCGTGCCGGAGTACCTCGGCACCCTCACGGAGTTCCTCAACAAGGGGCAGAACGGTGCGAACGCCAAGGCGCTCGCGACCTCGGACACCGACGCGACGCTCGCCGCGGTGCAGCCCCTCGCCAAGAAGGCCGGCCTCGCGCTCGGCAAGCCGGCGGAGGCCGCCGACCAGAACGCCTTCGCGGTGACGAAGAAGTTCGCCGACGAGCACAAGGTGAAGACGCTCTCCGACCTCACCACGGCCTGCGGCTCCGGCCTCGTGCTCGGCGGCCCGGCAGAGTGCCCGACCCGGCCGTTCTGCCAGCCCGGGCTCGAGTCGACCTACGGACTGAAGTTCGACAAGTTCCAGGCGCTCGACGCGGGCGGCCCGCTCACGCAGACCGCGCTCAAGACCGGCAAGATCTCGATCGGCCTGGTCTTCAGCTCGGACGGCGGCCTGACGCCCGCCAGCTGA
- a CDS encoding DUF3180 family protein yields MRIAVLATVAVVAGVAAWALLVLLDARSVDVLTASWLAVPPTLPVGLLVVAVGLAVAVRAWRQRVSGHPDARPLEPLSAARAVAAAKASGAVGAVVGGAYLGYAAYLVPDAHSELRTSRLVGCAAVVVCSVLVVAAAVALERVLRLPDDDEDDPSGADRR; encoded by the coding sequence ATGCGCATCGCCGTCCTCGCGACGGTCGCGGTCGTCGCCGGCGTGGCGGCCTGGGCGCTGCTCGTCCTGCTCGACGCGCGCAGCGTCGACGTCCTCACCGCCTCCTGGCTCGCCGTCCCCCCGACCCTGCCCGTGGGACTGCTGGTCGTCGCCGTCGGCCTCGCGGTCGCCGTCCGCGCCTGGCGCCAGCGCGTCTCCGGCCACCCGGACGCCCGCCCGCTCGAGCCGCTCTCGGCCGCGCGGGCCGTGGCGGCGGCGAAGGCGTCGGGCGCCGTGGGGGCGGTCGTGGGCGGCGCGTACCTCGGCTATGCGGCGTACCTCGTCCCGGACGCGCACAGCGAGCTGCGCACCTCCCGGCTGGTCGGCTGCGCCGCCGTGGTGGTCTGCTCCGTGCTCGTCGTGGCCGCCGCCGTCGCCCTCGAGCGCGTGCTGCGGCTGCCCGACGACGACGAGGACGACCCGAGCGGCGCCGACCGGCGCTGA